One Gambusia affinis linkage group LG15, SWU_Gaff_1.0, whole genome shotgun sequence genomic window carries:
- the fnip1 gene encoding folliculin-interacting protein 1 isoform X1 yields the protein MPPTLFQKLFNKRNALSSPPPRCSKEDPAFSWPLPQLEPSQIRLIVYQDCERRGRNVLFDSNAKKKGTEETPITSIDAQVKVFGKCCQLRPTRGSSSSLDSSSSCTSERESKEHGHRYQGSRCSSDVAMLGEMMFGSVAMSYKGSTLKIHQIRSPPQLMLSKVFTARTGGSVYGSLNTLQDSLEFIGPESNTLRPDQHLGPSSLLGSIGFSQLCSPRRAFSEQGPLRLIKSASFFSGHSHPMDMPGRGPHDERDSGIARSASLSSLLITPFPSPGSSLTSSCASSYQRRWLRSQTTSLENGVFPRWSVEESFNMSDESGSQSLGVMRKKKIAIGVIFTLSPGPEESSRFQDFFFSHFPLFESHMNKLKSAIEQAMKISRRSADASQRALAYSRMVDGLNEFRMTICDLYTMPRVAEPVWLTMMSGASEKNQLCSHFMRELALLMEQASKNQFLPALLTAILTNHLAWVPTVMPNGQPPIKIFLEKHSSQSVDMLAKTHPYNPLWAQLGDLYGAIGSPVRLSKTVVVGRRQDLVQRLLYVLTYFIRCSELLETHMLDSAEDEAIVIPGSLITTSLRKGEVEESEYVLVTVHKPSGDYLSQGAHSQQTEAEDSSYRSDNSLQSSTYTDMEVEHSDPPKEEDEDEEDEEEEDSNVSHGSRSSVLQSRTIEATISQIRAAEVAEAGELQRELCDVPVETVLRLGAASPRKQASVLEARTKGDLKLPDSASPTEFASSSSLSSVTADCRNAEAEPEGLQASKMQVFWPSGVTYEKKPPDKTFAVPVPVLPGSAVTLPMVLAEEEGPANKVTFLIGDSMSPESDTESQRRKMKAEIKKHKQYLHSKTISAGAAEDQTNQTKATPALPRVSSTIPQWSSKCSDYCSEYFGSENEETRTLRNQEATMDIMHTHLLNPSGIPPLQEHSFQNALSSRSLDTTLGSSRKRDTFSSSASAQRRCRCSSTDSSDGCCCRCCPAEHDKDPRPCAALHQEGNDGKRDQKYQAASVNDWEIPRNESSDSALGDSESEETEDWQEEVLVPFPGAKLVENYSKPTIANFGRSLFGGYCPTYVPDFVLHGIPSDEKLRQNLVSELNHAVQHPVLDEPIAEAVCIIADTDKWTVQVASSQRRVTDATKLGKEVLVSSLVSNILQSTYQLYKLNLSPNFCIMHLEDRLQEIYFKSKMLAEYLKGQTRVHVKELGMVLGIESSDLPLLAAVASTHSPYVAQILL from the exons AGCATCGACGCCCAGGTGAAGGTGTTTGGGAAATGCTGCCAGCTGCGTCCAACacgaggcagcagcagctccctgGACAGCTCCTCTTCATGCACGTCTGAAAGGGAATCCAAGGAGCATGGCCATCGCTACCAG GGTTCGAGGTGTTCATCTGATGTTGCAATGTTGGGAGAGATGATGTTCGGCTCCGTAGCCATGAGCTACAAAGGATCAACTCTCAAAATCCATCAGATCAG ATCGCCACCTCAGCTGATGCTGAGTAAGGTCTTCACCGCCCGGACTGGAGGCAGCGTGTACGGCAGTCTCAACAC ATTGCAGGACAGCCTGGAGTTCATTGGGCCAGAAAGCAACACCTTGAGGCCAGATCAACACCTGGGGCCCAGCAGCCTTTTAGGGAGTATAG GATTTTCTCAGCTCTGCAGCCCTCGACGGGCCTTCTCTGAACAGGGCCCGCTGCGCCTCATCAAGAGCGCCTCTTTCTTTTCAG GCCACAGTCACCCGATGGACATGCCGGGTCGAGGTCCACATGACGAGCGGGACAGCGGCATCGCCAGGTCAG CGTCTCTCAGCAGCCTGCTGATCACTCCCTTCCCGTCCCCCGGCTCCTCGTTGACCAGCAGCTGCGCCTCCAGCTACCAGCGCAGATGGCTGCGCAGTCAGACCACCAGCCTGGAGAACGGCGTTTTCCCTCGATG GTCAGTGGAGGAGAGCTTCAACATGTCGGATGAAAGCGGCAGTCAGAGCCTCGGGGtgatgaggaagaagaagatcGCCATCGGAGTCATCTTCACGCTGTCGCCGGGCCCTGAGGAGAGCAGCCGCTTCCAGGATTTCTTCTTCTCCCACTTCCCGCTCTTCGAAAGCCacatgaacaaattaaagagTGCCATTGAGCAG GCCATGAAGATAAGCCGGCGGTCAGCAGATGCCAGTCAGAGAGCTCTAGCTTACAGCCGAATGGTCGATGGGCTCAATGAGTTCAG GATGACTATCTGTGACCTCTACACGATGCCCCGCGTGGCCGAGCCCGTCTGGCTCACCATGATGTCCGGCGCGTCGGAGAAGAACCAGCTCTGCAGCCACTTCATGAGGGAGCTGGCCTTACTGATGGAGCAGGCCTCCAAAAACCA GTTCCTTCCTGCGTTACTAACAGCCATCCTGACCAATCATCTGGCCTGGGTGCCCACCGTTATGCCCAATGGGCAGCCGCCAATTAAGATCTTCCTGGAGAAGCACTCCTCGCAGAGCGTAGACATGCTGGCAAAGACGCATCCCTACAACCCCCTCTGGGCACAGCTTG GGGACCTATACGGGGCCATCGGGTCTCCGGTGCGGCTGTCGAAGACGGTGGTAGTCGGGCGCAGACAGGATCTGGTCCAGAGGCTCCTCTACGTTCTCACATACTTCATCCGCTGCTCGGAGCTGCTGGAGACCCACATGCTGGATAGCGCTGAGGACGAGGCCATCGTCATACCCGGCTCGCTCATCACCACTTCCCTTAGAAAAGGGGAGGTGGAGGAATCTGAATACGTTCTGGTTACCGTGCACAAGCCCAGCGGGGACTACCTGTCCCAAGGAGCCCACAGCCAGCAGACGGAGGCTGAGGACAGCAGCTACCGCTCAGACAACAGCCTGcagagcagcacatacacagaCATGGAGGTGGAGCACAGCGACCCACCcaaagaggaagatgaagacgaagaggacgaggaggaggaggacagcaATGTGAGCCATGGGTCCAGGAGTAGTGTGCTTCAGTCGAGAACCATTGAGGCCACGATTTCACAAATTAGAGCTGCAGAGGTCGCCGAGGCTGGAGAGCTGCAGAGGGAATTATGTGACGTCCCGGTGGAAACGGTGCTGCGACTCGGCGCCGCCTCCCCCAGGAAGCAGGCCTCTGTCCTGGAAGCTCGCACCAAGGGAGACCTTAAACTTCCTGATTCAGCCTCACCCACAGAATTTGCATCAAGTTCGTCTCTCTCTTCTGTCACTGCAGACTGTAGAAACGCTGAAGCCGAACCTGAAGGACTTCAGGCCAGCAAAATGCAGGTTTTCTGGCCTTCAGGGGTCACTTATGAGAAGAAGCCCCCTGATAAGACCTTTGCTGTTCCAGTACCTGTATTACCTGGAAGTGCTGTGACATTACCAATGGTCCTGGCTGAGGAAGAGGGGCCAGCAAACAAAGTGACTTTCCTTATCGGAGACTCCATGTCTCCCGAGTCGGACACAGAGAGTCAGAGGCGGAAGATGAAGGCGGAAatcaaaaaacacaagcaatACCTGCATTCGAAGACCATCAGCGCCGGTGCAGCTGAGGACCAAACCAATCAGACCAAGGCAACTCCAGCTCTGCCGCGAGTGTCCAGCACGATCCCCCAGTGGAGCAGCAAATGCTCAGACTACTGCAGCGAGTATTTTGGTTCGGAGAACGAGGAGACGAGGACGTTGCGCAACCAGGAGGCAACCATGGACATTATGCACACACATTTACTGAATCCGTCTGGGATTCCTCCACTTCAAGAACACAGTTTTCAAAATGCACTAAGTAGTCGGAGTTTGGATACGACTTTGGGCTCCAGCAGGAAGCGGgacactttttcttcttctgcctctGCTCAGAGGAGGTGCAGGTGTAGTTCCACAGACTCGTCTgacggctgctgctgcagatgttGTCCTGCAGAACACGACAAAGATCCACGGCCGTGTGCCGCTCTCCATCAGGAGGGAAACGACGGCAAGAGGGACCAAAAGTACCAGGCGGCCTCCGTCAACGACTGGGAGATACCGCGCAACGAGAGCTCAGACAGCGCTCTCGGAGACAGCGAGAGCGAGGAGACGGAGGACTGGCAGGAGGAAGTGCTGGTTCCCTTCCCGGG GGCAAAATTAGTGGAAAACTACTCCAAGCCGACCATCGCCAATTTCGGTCGGTCTCTGTTCGGAGGGTACTGCCCCACCTACGTTCCAGACTTTGTTCTGCATGGCATCCCGAGCGACGAGAAGCTACGGCAAAACCTCGTGTCAGAGTTAAACCATGCTGTTCAG CATCCTGTATTGGATGAGCCTATTGCCGAGGCCGTCTGCATTATCGCAGACACAGACAAGTGGACGGTCCAGGTGGCCAGCAGCCAGAGGAGAGTCACCGACGCAACCAAGCTGGGAAAAGAAGTTCTGGTATCCAGCCTGGTTTCCAACATCCTGCAGTCCACCTACCAGCTCTACAAGCTCAACCTTTCGCCTAACTTT TGTATAATGCACCTTGAAGATCGCCTGCAGGAGATTTATTTCAAGAGTAAGATGCTTGCGGAGTATTTGAAGGGCCAGACGAGAGTCCATGTGAAAGAGCTGGGCATGGTGTTGGG GATTGAGTCCAGCGACCTGCCCCTGCTGGCGGCGGTGGCCAGCACTCACTCCCCTTACGTCGCCCAGATCTTACTATGA
- the fnip1 gene encoding folliculin-interacting protein 1 isoform X2 produces MPPTLFQKLFNKRNALSSPPPRCSKEDPAFSWPLPQLEPSQIRLIVYQDCERRGRNVLFDSNAKKKGTEETPITSIDAQVKVFGKCCQLRPTRGSSSSLDSSSSCTSERESKEHGHRYQGSRCSSDVAMLGEMMFGSVAMSYKGSTLKIHQIRSPPQLMLSKVFTARTGGSVYGSLNTLQDSLEFIGPESNTLRPDQHLGPSSLLGSIGHSHPMDMPGRGPHDERDSGIARSASLSSLLITPFPSPGSSLTSSCASSYQRRWLRSQTTSLENGVFPRWSVEESFNMSDESGSQSLGVMRKKKIAIGVIFTLSPGPEESSRFQDFFFSHFPLFESHMNKLKSAIEQAMKISRRSADASQRALAYSRMVDGLNEFRMTICDLYTMPRVAEPVWLTMMSGASEKNQLCSHFMRELALLMEQASKNQFLPALLTAILTNHLAWVPTVMPNGQPPIKIFLEKHSSQSVDMLAKTHPYNPLWAQLGDLYGAIGSPVRLSKTVVVGRRQDLVQRLLYVLTYFIRCSELLETHMLDSAEDEAIVIPGSLITTSLRKGEVEESEYVLVTVHKPSGDYLSQGAHSQQTEAEDSSYRSDNSLQSSTYTDMEVEHSDPPKEEDEDEEDEEEEDSNVSHGSRSSVLQSRTIEATISQIRAAEVAEAGELQRELCDVPVETVLRLGAASPRKQASVLEARTKGDLKLPDSASPTEFASSSSLSSVTADCRNAEAEPEGLQASKMQVFWPSGVTYEKKPPDKTFAVPVPVLPGSAVTLPMVLAEEEGPANKVTFLIGDSMSPESDTESQRRKMKAEIKKHKQYLHSKTISAGAAEDQTNQTKATPALPRVSSTIPQWSSKCSDYCSEYFGSENEETRTLRNQEATMDIMHTHLLNPSGIPPLQEHSFQNALSSRSLDTTLGSSRKRDTFSSSASAQRRCRCSSTDSSDGCCCRCCPAEHDKDPRPCAALHQEGNDGKRDQKYQAASVNDWEIPRNESSDSALGDSESEETEDWQEEVLVPFPGAKLVENYSKPTIANFGRSLFGGYCPTYVPDFVLHGIPSDEKLRQNLVSELNHAVQHPVLDEPIAEAVCIIADTDKWTVQVASSQRRVTDATKLGKEVLVSSLVSNILQSTYQLYKLNLSPNFCIMHLEDRLQEIYFKSKMLAEYLKGQTRVHVKELGMVLGIESSDLPLLAAVASTHSPYVAQILL; encoded by the exons AGCATCGACGCCCAGGTGAAGGTGTTTGGGAAATGCTGCCAGCTGCGTCCAACacgaggcagcagcagctccctgGACAGCTCCTCTTCATGCACGTCTGAAAGGGAATCCAAGGAGCATGGCCATCGCTACCAG GGTTCGAGGTGTTCATCTGATGTTGCAATGTTGGGAGAGATGATGTTCGGCTCCGTAGCCATGAGCTACAAAGGATCAACTCTCAAAATCCATCAGATCAG ATCGCCACCTCAGCTGATGCTGAGTAAGGTCTTCACCGCCCGGACTGGAGGCAGCGTGTACGGCAGTCTCAACAC ATTGCAGGACAGCCTGGAGTTCATTGGGCCAGAAAGCAACACCTTGAGGCCAGATCAACACCTGGGGCCCAGCAGCCTTTTAGGGAGTATAG GCCACAGTCACCCGATGGACATGCCGGGTCGAGGTCCACATGACGAGCGGGACAGCGGCATCGCCAGGTCAG CGTCTCTCAGCAGCCTGCTGATCACTCCCTTCCCGTCCCCCGGCTCCTCGTTGACCAGCAGCTGCGCCTCCAGCTACCAGCGCAGATGGCTGCGCAGTCAGACCACCAGCCTGGAGAACGGCGTTTTCCCTCGATG GTCAGTGGAGGAGAGCTTCAACATGTCGGATGAAAGCGGCAGTCAGAGCCTCGGGGtgatgaggaagaagaagatcGCCATCGGAGTCATCTTCACGCTGTCGCCGGGCCCTGAGGAGAGCAGCCGCTTCCAGGATTTCTTCTTCTCCCACTTCCCGCTCTTCGAAAGCCacatgaacaaattaaagagTGCCATTGAGCAG GCCATGAAGATAAGCCGGCGGTCAGCAGATGCCAGTCAGAGAGCTCTAGCTTACAGCCGAATGGTCGATGGGCTCAATGAGTTCAG GATGACTATCTGTGACCTCTACACGATGCCCCGCGTGGCCGAGCCCGTCTGGCTCACCATGATGTCCGGCGCGTCGGAGAAGAACCAGCTCTGCAGCCACTTCATGAGGGAGCTGGCCTTACTGATGGAGCAGGCCTCCAAAAACCA GTTCCTTCCTGCGTTACTAACAGCCATCCTGACCAATCATCTGGCCTGGGTGCCCACCGTTATGCCCAATGGGCAGCCGCCAATTAAGATCTTCCTGGAGAAGCACTCCTCGCAGAGCGTAGACATGCTGGCAAAGACGCATCCCTACAACCCCCTCTGGGCACAGCTTG GGGACCTATACGGGGCCATCGGGTCTCCGGTGCGGCTGTCGAAGACGGTGGTAGTCGGGCGCAGACAGGATCTGGTCCAGAGGCTCCTCTACGTTCTCACATACTTCATCCGCTGCTCGGAGCTGCTGGAGACCCACATGCTGGATAGCGCTGAGGACGAGGCCATCGTCATACCCGGCTCGCTCATCACCACTTCCCTTAGAAAAGGGGAGGTGGAGGAATCTGAATACGTTCTGGTTACCGTGCACAAGCCCAGCGGGGACTACCTGTCCCAAGGAGCCCACAGCCAGCAGACGGAGGCTGAGGACAGCAGCTACCGCTCAGACAACAGCCTGcagagcagcacatacacagaCATGGAGGTGGAGCACAGCGACCCACCcaaagaggaagatgaagacgaagaggacgaggaggaggaggacagcaATGTGAGCCATGGGTCCAGGAGTAGTGTGCTTCAGTCGAGAACCATTGAGGCCACGATTTCACAAATTAGAGCTGCAGAGGTCGCCGAGGCTGGAGAGCTGCAGAGGGAATTATGTGACGTCCCGGTGGAAACGGTGCTGCGACTCGGCGCCGCCTCCCCCAGGAAGCAGGCCTCTGTCCTGGAAGCTCGCACCAAGGGAGACCTTAAACTTCCTGATTCAGCCTCACCCACAGAATTTGCATCAAGTTCGTCTCTCTCTTCTGTCACTGCAGACTGTAGAAACGCTGAAGCCGAACCTGAAGGACTTCAGGCCAGCAAAATGCAGGTTTTCTGGCCTTCAGGGGTCACTTATGAGAAGAAGCCCCCTGATAAGACCTTTGCTGTTCCAGTACCTGTATTACCTGGAAGTGCTGTGACATTACCAATGGTCCTGGCTGAGGAAGAGGGGCCAGCAAACAAAGTGACTTTCCTTATCGGAGACTCCATGTCTCCCGAGTCGGACACAGAGAGTCAGAGGCGGAAGATGAAGGCGGAAatcaaaaaacacaagcaatACCTGCATTCGAAGACCATCAGCGCCGGTGCAGCTGAGGACCAAACCAATCAGACCAAGGCAACTCCAGCTCTGCCGCGAGTGTCCAGCACGATCCCCCAGTGGAGCAGCAAATGCTCAGACTACTGCAGCGAGTATTTTGGTTCGGAGAACGAGGAGACGAGGACGTTGCGCAACCAGGAGGCAACCATGGACATTATGCACACACATTTACTGAATCCGTCTGGGATTCCTCCACTTCAAGAACACAGTTTTCAAAATGCACTAAGTAGTCGGAGTTTGGATACGACTTTGGGCTCCAGCAGGAAGCGGgacactttttcttcttctgcctctGCTCAGAGGAGGTGCAGGTGTAGTTCCACAGACTCGTCTgacggctgctgctgcagatgttGTCCTGCAGAACACGACAAAGATCCACGGCCGTGTGCCGCTCTCCATCAGGAGGGAAACGACGGCAAGAGGGACCAAAAGTACCAGGCGGCCTCCGTCAACGACTGGGAGATACCGCGCAACGAGAGCTCAGACAGCGCTCTCGGAGACAGCGAGAGCGAGGAGACGGAGGACTGGCAGGAGGAAGTGCTGGTTCCCTTCCCGGG GGCAAAATTAGTGGAAAACTACTCCAAGCCGACCATCGCCAATTTCGGTCGGTCTCTGTTCGGAGGGTACTGCCCCACCTACGTTCCAGACTTTGTTCTGCATGGCATCCCGAGCGACGAGAAGCTACGGCAAAACCTCGTGTCAGAGTTAAACCATGCTGTTCAG CATCCTGTATTGGATGAGCCTATTGCCGAGGCCGTCTGCATTATCGCAGACACAGACAAGTGGACGGTCCAGGTGGCCAGCAGCCAGAGGAGAGTCACCGACGCAACCAAGCTGGGAAAAGAAGTTCTGGTATCCAGCCTGGTTTCCAACATCCTGCAGTCCACCTACCAGCTCTACAAGCTCAACCTTTCGCCTAACTTT TGTATAATGCACCTTGAAGATCGCCTGCAGGAGATTTATTTCAAGAGTAAGATGCTTGCGGAGTATTTGAAGGGCCAGACGAGAGTCCATGTGAAAGAGCTGGGCATGGTGTTGGG GATTGAGTCCAGCGACCTGCCCCTGCTGGCGGCGGTGGCCAGCACTCACTCCCCTTACGTCGCCCAGATCTTACTATGA